A window of the Sandaracinaceae bacterium genome harbors these coding sequences:
- a CDS encoding 3-oxoacyl-ACP synthase, producing the protein MTAPTPQTQDHHVRFESLGLYLPERTVTTQELVDRLQAPPVFALEQVTGIASRHVRGDGEDTLSMSLRAARDCLGRSRYRAEDLDVIISGAITRVKGEAEYFLEPAMSLWVKNALGATQALNFDVSNACAGMFTGVYLLENLIRTGVVKNGMVVCGECNSAISETAVREISSPFDEQFASLTVGDAATAVILDGEPSADDHVGFVEMISCTEAALLCLGKPSELTSGIALYTKNSKLHAGDNLRLWPFVVERVLAERGSTFEEEAFDHLVPHQLGLRFTDKSVSIAEEALGTKMPPPIHVLETCANTSSTSHFVALYEALRDGRVRAGDKLLFFPAASGIVTGAISVTVSRMGL; encoded by the coding sequence ATGACCGCTCCCACGCCGCAGACCCAAGACCACCATGTCCGCTTCGAGAGCCTGGGACTCTATCTTCCAGAGCGAACCGTGACCACCCAGGAGCTGGTGGACCGCCTGCAGGCGCCCCCGGTGTTCGCGCTGGAGCAGGTGACGGGGATCGCCTCCCGCCATGTGCGCGGCGACGGTGAGGACACCCTGAGCATGTCCCTGCGGGCAGCGCGCGACTGCCTCGGCCGCTCGCGCTACCGCGCCGAGGACCTCGACGTGATCATCAGCGGAGCCATCACGCGGGTGAAGGGCGAGGCAGAGTATTTCCTCGAGCCGGCCATGAGCCTCTGGGTCAAGAACGCCCTGGGCGCAACGCAGGCGCTCAACTTCGATGTGTCGAACGCCTGCGCCGGCATGTTCACGGGCGTGTACCTGCTCGAGAACCTCATCCGCACCGGGGTGGTGAAGAACGGCATGGTGGTGTGCGGCGAGTGCAACAGCGCCATCTCGGAGACGGCGGTGCGCGAGATCAGCTCACCCTTCGACGAGCAGTTCGCGTCGCTCACCGTCGGTGACGCCGCGACCGCGGTCATCCTGGACGGCGAACCCAGCGCGGACGACCACGTCGGCTTCGTGGAGATGATCTCTTGCACCGAGGCGGCGCTCCTGTGCCTCGGGAAGCCGAGCGAGCTCACGTCGGGCATCGCGCTGTACACGAAGAACAGCAAGCTCCACGCCGGCGACAACCTGCGCCTGTGGCCCTTCGTGGTGGAGCGTGTGCTGGCCGAACGCGGCTCCACGTTCGAGGAGGAGGCCTTCGACCACCTCGTGCCGCACCAGCTCGGACTGCGCTTCACCGACAAGAGCGTCAGCATCGCGGAGGAGGCGCTGGGGACGAAGATGCCGCCACCCATCCACGTGCTCGAGACCTGCGCCAACACGTCGTCCACGTCACACTTCGTCGCGCTCTACGAGGCGCTTCGCGACGGGCGCGTGCGCGCCGGCGACAAGCTCCTCTTCTTCCCTGCGGCCTCCGGCATCGTCACCGGCGCCATCTCCGTCACCGTCAGCCGGATGGGCCTCTGA